TGAGAACCATTTTAAAAGCTGTTTGATACTTATTTTACTATCTGCTGAGTAAGCAGTATGTACATGCAGATCTATTCTCACTTTGAAGACGCACCTTTTGAAAATCCAAGCATTCTCTTGAGTTTATCTAGAGACTCTTGATCCCAGACTTTTTTTCCCAGGTAAGATAATTTGAACTCGATATTTTTAACATCGCAGATCTTTTTTATCTTATCCAATCTAATTTTTGTAAAGATGCTTTCATCTGCATGTAATATTAATTCTTCATAATTATTTGTTTTTAAATAATCTGTAATTATCTCAATAATCTCATCAATAGTTTTAGAATCATAGGTTTTAACAGTCTCTGTCTGAGATAGTGGAAACATATCGTCAATCTCAATAGGCACTATGCCATAAGGTATTGTATAGAAGCATATGTGTAAATTTGATTCAAGATTATCTGTAAAGGATTTCATGAATTTATTGCGATGATATGGCTTATCCTCGGGTGATGGCATTAATAAAATTGATTTAGAATTTGAAGGAGGCCGATATATTTCAATTATCTTTCTTCTATAACTTACTACCTCAGGTCTTAATGAACTCTGTCTACCAAAGTAAAAAATTCCGAGTCTCTTTGTTGACGGCGAAGAATTCTCAATCATTTCTTCATAATTTTTAAAGCTCATTAAGGCCTCGAATAACCTTGGATGACTTTTTGCTCTAATCTCAATTAATTCCCACAATCTTCCCTCAAAAATAGCTTCTTTTATTCTATTGATCTCTTCAAGACAAGCATATAGGTTGTGTTTCGAAAGTAACTTTATTCTTTCATTCTCAGGGAGTTCTCGTAATTCCTTTGGGGTAAATTTTATGCAAACTGGGCAAAAGCATGGAAAATATTTCAGATTATCAAGTCTAATTGTACCAGAAGGTGTAAGATATCTTCCATTTCTAGCATAAATTGCATAAGATGCTGAATCAAAAGAATCACATCCTGCAGCCACTGCCATAGAAAACATAAACGGATGTCCTGCTCCAAACAGATGAAACGGTTTTTCAACTGGGAGATGCTTTTTTGCTTTGAAGATCATTTTGAAAAGCGTTTCAAAGTCATAACTTTCCATAACTTTAGTTGGACTTCCAAGCGCATATAGATCGAATGGTTTCTTACTCATCTCCTTGGCACAGTATTCAACCAAATCTAAAAAAGTTCCACCTTGGATAGGTCCGACCCAAAGTATATCTTTTCGTTTAATATTTTCTAGAGATTCATCTGCTCTTTTTAGAGTCTCATTCACAGACCATTCAGCTTTTTTTCTACCCTTACCTACACCGGTAGGGATGTCTAATATTACCGCAAGATCGCTACCAATATCCTCTTCAAATTTGATTATTTCTAATGGTTCAACTTCAACACTTCCATAAGTTAGCATCTGATAAGCTCCAGAATCTGTAAAGATTATACCCTTAAATTTCAATAAATCATGGACTTTCCTTATCGGATGAAAATCGCCGATTTTTTTCTTAAGTAAATAAGCATTTGTCATAATTGCATTGCAACCCAACTCCTTAGATATTTCATCTACTGAAAGTAGCTGAGTTGTTGGATTAATAACAGGAAATAAATATGGCGTTTCTATTTTTCCACTCTTTGTTGTAAGGTCTCCTATTCTTCCCAAGAGATCTTTAT
Above is a window of Candidatus Bathyarchaeota archaeon DNA encoding:
- the tgtA gene encoding tRNA guanosine(15) transglycosylase TgtA, whose translation is MTKSDLSDELGNFEIKNKDLLGRIGDLTTKSGKIETPYLFPVINPTTQLLSVDEISKELGCNAIMTNAYLLKKKIGDFHPIRKVHDLLKFKGIIFTDSGAYQMLTYGSVEVEPLEIIKFEEDIGSDLAVILDIPTGVGKGRKKAEWSVNETLKRADESLENIKRKDILWVGPIQGGTFLDLVEYCAKEMSKKPFDLYALGSPTKVMESYDFETLFKMIFKAKKHLPVEKPFHLFGAGHPFMFSMAVAAGCDSFDSASYAIYARNGRYLTPSGTIRLDNLKYFPCFCPVCIKFTPKELRELPENERIKLLSKHNLYACLEEINRIKEAIFEGRLWELIEIRAKSHPRLFEALMSFKNYEEMIENSSPSTKRLGIFYFGRQSSLRPEVVSYRRKIIEIYRPPSNSKSILLMPSPEDKPYHRNKFMKSFTDNLESNLHICFYTIPYGIVPIEIDDMFPLSQTETVKTYDSKTIDEIIEIITDYLKTNNYEELILHADESIFTKIRLDKIKKICDVKNIEFKLSYLGKKVWDQESLDKLKRMLGFSKGASSK